One region of Vigna angularis cultivar LongXiaoDou No.4 chromosome 10, ASM1680809v1, whole genome shotgun sequence genomic DNA includes:
- the LOC108335604 gene encoding heavy metal-associated isoprenylated plant protein 43-like, which translates to MVKKTVLKVDITCAKCKRKLLRTVSSLQGVDKIEADEGKGTLTVTGDADPYDIIVRIRKAGKHAEVVSVGPPPAPPKQDQKKPEEKKPEEKKKPDPGKQEQKPNEPYTQMPYYYPPHQPVVVYMNRYEEPNPYCIIL; encoded by the exons ATGGTTAAGAAGACGGTCTTGAAGGTTGATATCACTTGTGCCAAATGCAAAAGGAAACTCCTCAGGACTGTGTCTTCACTTCAAG gGGTGGATAAAATTGAAGCTGATGAAGGGAAGGGTACGTTGACCGTGACAGGGGATGCAGACCCATACGACATAATAGTTCGCATTAGGAAAGCTGGGAAGCATGCCGAAGTTGTGAGTGTTGGGCCTCCTCCGGCCCCTCCAAAACAAGACCAGAAAAAGCCTGAAGAGAAAAAGCCcgaagaaaagaagaagccCGACCCAGgtaaacaagaacaaaaaccgAATGAGCCCTACACGCAGATGCCGTATTACTACCCACCACACCAACCGGTGGTGGTGTACATGAACAGATACGAGGAGCCCAATCCATATTGCATTATATTGTAA